A stretch of the Nitrososphaera sp. genome encodes the following:
- the pdxT gene encoding pyridoxal 5'-phosphate synthase glutaminase subunit PdxT — translation MSDSSGRPSASSTGKLVIGVAGFQGDIEENLAAAQNALKQLGLDGEVISVRYPDEIERVDALILPGGESTVISTLAAIHSSLPAIRSRISEGLPVLGTCAGMIMLSNRAFDRVVGETKQKLIGGLDIVVERNAFGRQSDSFETDLDMPSLGKSPFKAVFIRAPAVSDVGSGVQVIAKLDGRPVAVRQKNLIGTSFHPELSDDTRIHEELVRMAAAFHESRLKN, via the coding sequence ATGAGCGATTCTTCCGGTCGTCCTTCAGCATCTTCCACTGGCAAACTCGTGATAGGTGTGGCTGGATTTCAGGGTGACATCGAGGAGAACCTGGCTGCTGCGCAAAATGCATTGAAGCAGCTCGGCCTGGATGGCGAGGTCATTTCGGTCCGCTATCCTGACGAAATAGAACGCGTCGACGCCCTGATTCTGCCCGGAGGCGAGAGTACGGTAATCAGCACACTTGCTGCCATTCACAGTTCCCTTCCCGCAATAAGGTCGCGGATTTCTGAAGGCCTACCGGTGCTAGGCACCTGCGCAGGCATGATAATGCTATCGAACAGGGCGTTTGACAGGGTGGTGGGCGAGACCAAGCAGAAGCTGATAGGCGGACTGGACATTGTGGTGGAAAGAAATGCGTTTGGGCGCCAGAGCGACTCGTTTGAGACCGACCTTGACATGCCGTCGTTGGGAAAATCACCATTCAAGGCCGTCTTTATCCGGGCGCCGGCCGTCTCTGATGTAGGAAGCGGGGTACAGGTCATTGCAAAACTGGACGGAAGGCCGGTTGCAGTGCGCCAAAAGAACCTGATTGGAACGTCATTCCACCCCGAGCTTTCAGACGACACCCGGATTCATGAGGAGCTCGTCAGAATGGCAGCTGCGTTCCACGAGTCCAGGCTAAAGAACTAG
- the pdxS gene encoding pyridoxal 5'-phosphate synthase lyase subunit PdxS, with product MTISLVAAEHDPKGVRVSERNGAKVIRGTTLLKRGFAHMQKHGVVMDVTSVEQAQVAEDAGAVAVMVLDKLPYDVRKAGGVARTASIKVIEDIMDAVTIPIMAKCRIGHTDEARVLEVTGVDMIDESEVLTPADEERHIWKWDFTTPYVNGAKSLGEALRRVEEGCAMIRTKGEPGTGNVSEAVTHIRAVNGEVRRIRSMFQDGDKQELMKAARELKVSFAIVEETARLGRLPVVNFAAGGITTPADAALLMNLGCDGVFVGSGIFKSDDPAQRARAVVLATTFHDDEKVVAEAQKMVDEKKSLLGLDVKNLELRMQERGQSA from the coding sequence ATGACGATTTCTCTTGTGGCAGCCGAGCATGATCCAAAGGGCGTCAGGGTATCTGAGCGAAATGGCGCCAAGGTGATCAGGGGCACCACTCTTCTAAAACGCGGCTTTGCGCATATGCAAAAGCACGGCGTGGTTATGGACGTGACGAGCGTGGAGCAGGCACAAGTTGCCGAAGACGCCGGCGCGGTGGCTGTCATGGTCCTTGACAAACTGCCTTATGATGTCCGCAAGGCCGGAGGCGTTGCGCGCACAGCCAGCATCAAAGTGATTGAAGACATCATGGACGCAGTTACCATTCCGATTATGGCCAAGTGCAGGATTGGCCACACCGACGAGGCTAGGGTGCTGGAGGTTACCGGCGTTGACATGATAGACGAAAGCGAGGTGCTGACCCCGGCGGACGAGGAAAGGCACATCTGGAAATGGGATTTCACTACGCCCTACGTGAACGGCGCCAAGAGCCTCGGCGAGGCTTTGCGAAGAGTAGAGGAAGGCTGCGCCATGATACGCACAAAGGGCGAACCGGGCACAGGAAACGTATCTGAGGCAGTCACCCACATACGCGCGGTAAATGGCGAGGTCCGGCGAATCAGGTCAATGTTTCAGGACGGCGACAAACAGGAGCTGATGAAGGCCGCAAGGGAGCTCAAGGTTTCTTTTGCAATTGTAGAGGAGACGGCAAGGCTTGGAAGGCTTCCTGTCGTTAATTTTGCCGCGGGCGGAATAACCACTCCTGCTGATGCGGCTCTTCTTATGAACCTGGGCTGCGACGGCGTATTTGTCGGCTCTGGAATTTTCAAGTCAGACGATCCCGCGCAGCGCGCTCGCGCCGTCGTACTTGCCACGACTTTTCACGACGACGAAAAAGTAGTTGCCGAGGCGCAAAAAATGGTAGACGAGAAAAAGTCTCTGCTTGGACTTGATGTAAAGAATCTTGAACTGCGGATGCAGGAAAGGGGCCAGTCCGCCTGA